One window of Papaver somniferum cultivar HN1 chromosome 9, ASM357369v1, whole genome shotgun sequence genomic DNA carries:
- the LOC113313262 gene encoding CASP-like protein 5B2 isoform X1, with protein sequence MKNSIGGPGSVSGLMLRLGQCLFASASIGAMVSASGFSSYTAYCYLIASMGLQVLWSLGLACLDIYALKFKRDLQNPVVLSLFAVGDWVTAFLSLAAASSSAGVTILYSRDLDFCSLQQIPCSRFQISVAFSFITWFFIAISSLVMFWILGSV encoded by the exons atgaagaatTCGATTGGGGGACCAGGTTCTGTAAGTGGATTAATGTTAAGACTTGGGCAATGTTTGTTTGCATCAGCTTCAATTGGAGCTATGGTATCTGCTTCTGGATTTTCTAGTTACACTGCTTACTG CTATTTAATTGCTTCAATGGGTCTTCAAGTGCTTTGGAGCTTGGGACTCGCGTGCCTTGATATCTATGCTTTGAAGTTCAAGAGAGACCTCCAAAATCCTGTCGTCCTAAGCCTGTTTGCTGTGGGTGATTGG GTGACAGCCTTTTTATCACTAGCAGCAGCCTCCTCATCAGCGGGTGTTACGATTTTGTACTCCAGAGATTTGGATTTCTGCAGCTTACAGCAAATTCCCTGTAGTAGGTTCCAAATCtcagttgctttctcatttaTCACTTGGTTTTTCATAGCAATATCGTCTTTAGTCATGTTTTGGATTTTGGGCTCCGTTTGA
- the LOC113313262 gene encoding CASP-like protein 5B2 isoform X2: MKNSIGGPGSVSGLMLRLGQCLFASASIGAMVSASGFSSYTAYCYLIASMGLQVLWSLGLACLDIYALKFKRDLQNPVVLSLFAVGDWVTAFLSLAAASSSAGVTILYSRDLDFCSLQQIPCSCKGACISDTAS, encoded by the exons atgaagaatTCGATTGGGGGACCAGGTTCTGTAAGTGGATTAATGTTAAGACTTGGGCAATGTTTGTTTGCATCAGCTTCAATTGGAGCTATGGTATCTGCTTCTGGATTTTCTAGTTACACTGCTTACTG CTATTTAATTGCTTCAATGGGTCTTCAAGTGCTTTGGAGCTTGGGACTCGCGTGCCTTGATATCTATGCTTTGAAGTTCAAGAGAGACCTCCAAAATCCTGTCGTCCTAAGCCTGTTTGCTGTGGGTGATTGG GTGACAGCCTTTTTATCACTAGCAGCAGCCTCCTCATCAGCGGGTGTTACGATTTTGTACTCCAGAGATTTGGATTTCTGCAGCTTACAGCAAATTCCCTGTA GCTGCAAAGGTGCATGCATCTCAGATACTGCTTCCTAG
- the LOC113313624 gene encoding mannose-1-phosphate guanylyltransferase 1-like gives MKALILVGGFGTRLRPLTLSVPKPLVEFANKPMILHQIEALKAIGVTEVVLAVNYQPEVMLNFLTDFEAKLGIKITCSQETEPLGTAGPLALARDKLVDDSREPFFVLNSDVISEYPLKEMIEFHKAHGGEASIMVTKVEEPSKYGVVVMEETTGKVERFVEKPKIFVGNKINAGIYLLNPSVLDMIQLRPTSIEKEVFPKIAAEQNLYAMVLPGFWMDIGQPRDYIKGLSLYLDSIRNKSPSKLASGSHIVGNVLIDESAIIKDGCLIGPDVAIGPGCIVESGVRLSCCTLMTEARVKMHSCISSSIIGWHSTVGEWARVENMTILGEDVHVCDEIYSNGGVVLPHKEIKCSILHPEIVM, from the exons ATGAAGGCACTTATTCTCGTTGGAGGTTTTGGAACACGGTTGAGGCCACTGACACTTAGCGTTCCAAAGCCACTGGTTGAGTTTGCTAACAAACCCATGATTTTGCATCAG ATTGAAGCTCTCAAGGCTATTGGAGTGACTGAAGTGGTTTTGGCCGTCAATTATCAACCAGAG GTGATGCTAAACTTCTTGACAGACTTCGAGGCAAAACTGGGAATCAAGATTACCTGTTCGCAAGAGACTGAACCATTAGGCACTGCAGGTCCCTTGGCTCTGGCCAGGGACAAGCTGGTTGATGACTCTAGGGAACCATTCTTCGTCCTCAATAGTGATGTTATTAGTGAGTACCCACTCAAAGAAATGATTGAATTCCACAAAGCTCATGGAGGCGAGGCTTCAATTATGGTAACCAAG GTGGAAGAACCATCAAAATATGGTGTTGTGGTAATGGAAGAGACGACAGGCAAGGTTGAGAGGTTTGTAGAGAAGCCGAAAATCTTTGTTGGTAACAAGATTAATGCTGGAATTTACCTGTTGAACCCATCGGTTCTTGATATGATCCAGTTGAGGCCAACCTCTATTGAGAAAGAAGTGTTTCCAAAAATCGCAGCAGAGCAGAATCTTTACGCAATGGTTTTACCAGGCTTCTGGATGGATATTGGGCAACCAAGAGATTACATAAAAGGCCTATCGCTATATTTGGACTCTATCCGCAACAAATCTCCATCCAAGTTAGCGTCAGGATCCCATATAGTTGGAAATGTTTTAATCGATGAAAGTGCCATCATTAAGGATGGCTGTTTGATAGGACCCGATGTGGCGATAGGACCAGGATGTATAGTGGAGTCAGGGGTGAGACTTTCTTGCTGTACCTTAATGACAGAAGCTCGTGTTAAAATGCACTCATGTATCTCAAGTAGCATCATTGGCTGGCACTCCACTGTTGGGGAGTGGGCTCGGGTCGAGAACATGACCATTCTTGGAGAGGATGTTCATGTCTGTGATGAAATCTACAGCAATGGAGGAGTTGTCCTGCCTCACAAAGAAATCAAGTGTAGCATACTGCATCCAGAAATCGTTATGTGA
- the LOC113312594 gene encoding zinc finger BED domain-containing protein DAYSLEEPER-like produces the protein MSSVQEQYNDVMSSEDDDVEMVDSENVSATVGCAPTAISIGKKGNNSKKSRLRSDVWDFFDRVKEKDGTKKGVCKACKFGYKYESSKGGTSSMRRHVCPQRQSKDIGQMMLSAKNGQLSTRVRKFDQMKFRDLLSTLLIARNVPFSLVEWKEFRDICRMCLTSDMWTSVTTTGYISLTVHYLDQNWELKKYLLNFCELPPPHTALIVKDGLVKIDPAVLKIRKSVKSLKKSQVRKQKFLDIVDALGMSGTRRGIRQDVSTRWNSTYLMLDSCLVYRVVFAHLKEVDPDYEDCPTDEEWEKIEVVTKFLKTFYDLTTLFSGSKYPTSDLYFEGVCRVQVLLKKESTNDIDYIREMVKEMQEKFNSYWTNLSPILAIALVLDPRYKLHYLNFAYSKLYPDVRVLERKVNDVRDEMKKLYNEYCIFSRASGIGTQNLGTQTDGNSAHQGSEWYEVILKLIYYVHVVLYYFVFYLCVFVKFLYFMFS, from the exons TTGGAAAGAAAGGAAACAATTCAAAGAAATCTCGACTTAGATCTGATGTTTGGGACTTTTTTGACCGCGTTAAAGAGAAAGATGGAACAAAGAAGGGAGTGTGTAAGGCTTGTAAATTTGGATATAAATATGAAAGCAGCAAAGGCGGAACCTCATCTATGAGAAGGCATGTGTGTCCTCAGCGTCAGTCTAAGGACATAGGGCAGATGATGTTATCTGCAAAGAACGGCCAGCTGTCTACCCGCGTACGCAAATTTGATCAAATGAAGTTCCGGGATCTTCTTTCAACATTACTCATTGCAAGAAACGTCCCATTTTCGTTGGTGGAATGGAAAGAATTTAGGGATATAT GTAGGATGTGTCTAACATCTGACATGTGGACTTCTGTTACGACTACAGGGTATATAAGCTTAACTGTGCACTATCTTGATCAAAATTGGGAGTTAAAGAAGTATCTTCTGAATTTTTGTgaacttccaccacctcatacag CTCTTATCGTAAAAgatggacttgtgaagattgatccaGCTGTGCTTAAGATAAGAAAGTCTGTGAAGTCCCTTAAAAAGTCtcaagtaagaaaacaaaaattcttggacATTGTTGATGCTTTAGGAATGTCTGGAACAAGAAGGGGTATTCGTCAAGACGTGAGCACAAG GTGGAATTCAACTTATCTCATGTTGGACAGTTGTCTTGTTTATAGAGTTGTTTTTGCTCATTTAAAGGAGGTGGATCCAGACTATGAAGACTGTCCAACTGATGAAGAATGGGAGAAAATTGAAGTTGTCACAAAGTTTCTCAAGACATTTTATGATCTCACGACTTTAttttctggtagtaagtatcctacttCCGATCTTTATTTTGAAGGAGTTTGTCGAGTTCAGGTGTTACTCAAAAAAGAAAGTACAAATGATATTGATTACATTAGGGAGATGGTAAAAGAGATGCAAGAAAAATTTAACAGTTATTGGACGAACTTGAGTCCTATATTGGCTATTGCacttgtgttagatcctagatatAAACTTCATTATCTGAACTTTGCTTACTCCAAGTTGTATCCTGATGTAAGAGTACTAGAAAGAAAAGTTAATGATGTGCGTGATGAAATGAAAAAACTTTATAATGAGTATTGCATCTTTTCAAGAGCTTCTGGAATTGGAACTCAGAATTTGGGTACTCAAACCGATGGGAATTCTGCCCATCAAGGAAGTGAGTGGTACGAGGTAATCTTGAAGCTTATTTATTACGTACATGTGGTCTTGTATTattttgtgttttatctgtgtgtgTTTGTGAAGTTCTTGTACTTTATGTTCTCATAG